Proteins from a single region of Anastrepha ludens isolate Willacy chromosome 5, idAnaLude1.1, whole genome shotgun sequence:
- the LOC128865258 gene encoding WD repeat and FYVE domain-containing protein 3, whose translation MNVMRKLRGNASTTGSPTAGAGATANGNITATSASATRMGDEITAATDARIQISLHTLKQLFNEYTHPKEALSEHERDMKLYQMLPLFCKVFSTCPAADMSEKFWDVVAFCQQVSRLMVSEIRKRASNQSTEAASIAIVKFLEIETTEDTSSGWMLLSTLNLLANGDVSLIQVMTAAAVPSTLVKCLYLFFDLPIVDDDPAPGVGESASDFNAFERRTLLQKVFVQLLVKLCSYPYPAEELARMDDLTLLFSAITSPCPTHNIVWRKNAAEILTTISRHGLTDAVVSYIHSKGCMALCVDNMQRLSFGNPLEIVEMFVTVFCFLKDSSQVSQILLDDFKASQGYLFLSDFLLKFDTTRTHSLEVQAAIRNLVLMISSLCMCGFNELRPPQVQNTLFKMQNFQMPQASSRETCVRNIYAFQVLQTVFLKSTSPALCCTILDAISRVYHSENANYFILDSENTLSQFTERIHLKGPQIQEKFFDLLEFIVFQLNFVPCKELISLSLLLKNNHSTSCSILCLKTLLNILRHNSVFKEVYLEVGILEVFVTCLNRYADHVRKITKCDESLVVVPEEDDLEDLTDTLGKHVLEALTILLSGNNNNANVFRECGGAKRIHDLVKFKHCRPQALGIIRELILSAGGDDDVLFILSVMHSVPPYQVEFKIQILNMLLGCLKDSHRTRTVFRKVGGFVYLTSVFVSLDGKLCDEPLAHIEPDSQAITQDDLILLLQIVCQTLATAMRFEPANAKFFHQEICTTSLCDTFRLLGCFGSATELCDFKGEFENDNAKQKYFHEVFSGDILNFGFSADIPRSLSYACVVYRLLYSIALDNFETPNLSGVITLFSDTHSRSPSKELPPAHPNQLNLSQPTPEPRIVHPGVVLCMLQLLPSITHETSSMLALNLQVYLSEIIKSLVRNERNQQIMCDYGLAEQLLKIARNALSEESNPLHVSMQYVLERLAAQALQPTELREFLRLGEPLSCADIDLRKPYSMGGPVPLTRIKTLVSMTTPRDFRAHGSSTLPPFVEMDMSAEGFGCLYLPSLAPQATATTGGTIDANTIGGIGAGDRIFPPQTGLSYSTWFCVEKFSDPKTDPHCVRLLTLVRTIHNPREENLVCLSILLSARDKAIVVSTQETLVTPSKSLGDWEPEGSDDGSARIWCPDLLHEGQWHNLVVVLNRAVLKNSSLSLYLDGTPMHTQKLHYISQNPGAGSVNLAVASQVYGYIGTPPIWRRYSRLCWKQGVCHLLEDVIAQQTVQTIYNLGPHYMGSLQAPQLGKQSEPLSPLVPEDRVLLGLNAKAVSQLTLVKIRKVYSRVDNKSIAKVLGMNSHENATPIRILHNSAGHLAGAGRSLGGVVVGYLGVRVFSPHPVSAMIDTVGGCNVLLGIIAMAQDVESLYAGVKALTCVVRSNRAAQSEMDRKRCYQTLGMFFKKKKNLLNSHILHLTFGLVGTVSSGQDMSAIPNVTAFQDLLCDLEIWHNAPNGLLRSLLEHLLELAIESNEKKQNVKIMGNLQLLNKLLHIIIDIQDHSTREILFNLIETLLGGQPRHSDLLLFGQYIAAKLPKSDQVEKAVILPSMRTTGGTNGAGLSDQEVIAQNIYLRNRCLSLLHGLLFTPRNTVNYIICDDISKTLGMDWLLLFMQPHVHFTTVIIAVRILVVVCANENFMVRFRDSTHNGGYLRFTEMVSQKKMMALGAPQLNTGAHSGAGSVIVTTANVVQHLPTQIAGEVRTTALSIPGFQMLEWLLTHHLDVPELYFLITALIMGQPVKLLATEHTKFDLDRVRLFLWGTPPTSNAPLPKMNVCPEAVCVLLGMVRAIVHSTECANWLNSHPETIIQLLFNLYQNVTDFMPVMMSGDVVSSLVAVLFPNAKEPNNDSEPNSGNSTPTDNGTSSFLLHAAHSATNTPAHKLTQHPVRKCIIDFLRVIVVDSLSLNMHGKTTPVIDLVLDASPESAEMPLQVEYQTEIITALMEHLLAADVLVGEQAALSIVPLLQSHTQHIAPNVFYFTARVVDKMWQGCLTRNPHDIFDFVIKLIAQAKRRSSSLTIEQLHHSLNRTILYLLSRPTESITEQMSVLEALHNIITHRLLIFGAGNHELEFIGCLTYCLLQLTSDMKIILEPANRNTTWHVNPQTDTAEPKDEDLNQLQGRNLIVGAAFRVWEELYVCKKPAIEEVFKVSLTPPPPNSKAPDLQSTREQVMELASKLWFNYVDAERKASYRVPWEIHNQIQSKIQKVTGGLSRLASRTKVKKDELVRTKSTMSKESAFDCTGIHVQLIKDLWELRCKQYIQMQQHTQRYVYQDWIQSETELTRERGLWGPEGSSSLDKWILDTTEGPHRMRKKTMRNELFYLHYPYRPEIDLPDNRQLKYKVATSFDSKIYYTHCQQPPRILCETDSLQQQLSIQQQNSLDANNPKHPHLIQHQQSDSQTSRSEHSGGGSSSTPPPPLPHSPLDAATRLHNPQESIDASVQEEDEEEEDTSMMSDNETFLRLLEEQEKISFMFRCARIQGLDTFEGLLLFGKEHCYIVDGFTLLKNREIRDIDTLPPGAYEPIIPNSGGPTRTQKARQCSKFSYEEIREVHKRRYLLQPIALEVFSEDGRNYLLSFPRKVRNKVYQRFMAQATAINDNAQQSVAGQKRTASVEQTSGIFSSLIGETSVTQRWVRGEISNFQYLMHLNTLAGRSYNDLMQYPVFPWIVADYESEELDLSNPKTFRDFSKPMGAQSEERLEQFQKRFKEWDDPHGETPPYHYGTHYSSAMIVCSYLVRLEPFTQHFLRLQGGHFDLADRMFHSIKEAWLSASKFNMADVKELIPEFFYLPEFLNNGNNFDLGTKQNGETLNHVILPPWAKQDPREFIRVHRSALECDYVSQNLHLWIDLIFGCKQQGPAAIEAVNVFHHLFYEGNVDIYNIDDPLKKNATIGFINNFGQIPKQLFKKAHPAKKMSNSRHSTLIDPGALIQGNTTVLQSERLFFHNLNNLKPSLQPIKELKGPVGQILQPDKTVFAVEQNKVMMPPSYTKYIAWGFADHSLRIGLYDSDRASFVSEAAAQNSGEILCCACPNGKMIVTAGTSSVVTLWKFDANRKSLTVRNSLHGHTDAVTCLAASAAYNVIISGSRDGTAIVWDMSRFTFVRQLRGHAGVVAAVAINDLTGDIATCSATWLHVWSINGDPLAMVNTCVGSADRMQQILCVAFSQIREWDQENVVITGSTDGVVRMWSLEYTQVPIERKLKRATEVSSQDRPASTERENSCDSKDGDKLNILKQMKSLSLQDENAIAKSGSESSISEASAHSQHSTHSEKATLESKDPADKDNNEESERRKSSLSGAKSLHEMKAATVDGESIANKGVEEEERTIRPSKSDTSLTDGFVMVDSEKHKSDQSLRKGFKWQRQLMFRSKLTMHTAYDRKDNAEPASITALTVSKDHKILYVGDARGRIFSWSVTEQPGRGVADHWLKDEVTDQCVKCHVKFNLYERKHHCRNCGQVFCNKCSRFESEISRLRILKPVRVCQACYSQLRANSVDN comes from the exons ATGAATGTGATGCGTAAGTTGCGCGGTAACGCCAGCACCACTGGCTCACCCACCGCGGGAGCAGGTGCTACAGCTAATGGCAATATTACGGCGACCAGCGCGAGTGCAACACGTATGGGAGATGAGATAACCGCTGCCACAGATGCGCGCATACAAATCAGCCTGCACACGCTGAAGCAACTCTTCAATGAGTACACACATCCCAAAGAGGCGCTCAGCGAGCACGAAAGAGATATGAAGTTGTATCAAATGTTGCCGTTATTTTGCAAG GTCTTTAGCACGTGTCCGGCAGCCGATATGAGTGAAAAGTTCTGGGATGTGGTGGCTTTTTGTCAACAAGTCTCGCGCTTGATGGTCAGCGAAATACGAAAACGTGCCTCCAATCAAAGCACGGAGGCGGCATCGATAGCGATTGTGAAGTTTTTGGAAATCGAAACGACCGAGGATACCAGCAGCGGTTGGATGTTGTTGTCCACCTTGAATTTGTTGGCCAATGGAGATGTGTCGTTGATACAG GTTATGACAGCAGCCGCAGTGCCCTCCACGCTCGTCAAATGCCTGTATTTGTTCTTCGACTTGCCAATAGTGGATGATGATCCGGCACCGGGTGTCGGCGAGTCAGCGAGCGACTTCAATGCCTTCGAGCGTCGCACACTACTGCAAAAAGTCTTCGTACAGCTGCTGGTTAAGCTTTGCTCATATCCGTATCCGGCTGAGGAGTTGGCGCGCATGGATGACTTGACGTTGCTCTTCTCGGCCATCACTTCGCCCTGCCCAACGCACAATATTGTGTGGCGTAAAAATGCAGCGGAAATATTGACGACCATCTCGCGGCACGGGCTAACCGATGCTGTCGTTAGTTATATACATT cCAAGGGATGCATGGCTTTGTGCGTGGATAATATGCAGCGTCTGAGCTTTGGCAATCCATTGGAGATTGTTGAAATGTTTGTTACCGTTTTTTGCTTCCTAAAGGATTCTAGTCAAGTGTCACAAATTTTGCTCGATGACTTCAAAGCATCACAAGGATACCTCTTCCTCAGCGACTTTTTGCTCAA ATTCGACACCACACGCACCCATTCCCTTGAAGTGCAGGCTGCCATACGCAATCTCGTACTGATGATCTCCTCGCTTTGCATGTGCGGCTTCAATGAGTTGCGTCCACCTCAGGTACAGAATACCCTCTTCAAAATGCAAAACTTTCAAATGCCACAAGCCAGCTCACGTGAGACTTGCGTGCGCAACATCTACGCATTCCAAGTACTGCAAACCGTCTTCCTGAAGTCCACTTCACCGGCGCTTTGCTGCACCATACTCGACGCCATATCGCGCGTATATCACTCGGAGAATGCCAACTATTTTATACTCGATTCGGAGAATACGCTGAGCCAGTTCACCGAACGCATTCACCTCAAAGGTCCACAGATACAGGAGAAATTCTTCGATTTACTTGAGTTCATTGTATTCCAGCTGAATTTTGTGCCCTGCAAGGAGCTGATAAGTCTCTCATTACTGCTAAAGAACAATCATTCGACAAGTTGCAGCATACTTTGCTTGAAGACACTACTCAACATACTACGTCACAATTCAGTCTTCAAAGAAGTCTACCTCGAGGTGGGCATACTCGAGGTATTCGTCACCTGCTTGAATCGCTATGCGGATCACGTGCGCAAAATAACCAAATGTGATGAGAGTTTGGTGGTAGTGCCGGAGGAGGATGATCTTGAGGATCTTACCGACACGTTGGGCAAGCATGTGCTCGAAGCGCTTACCATCCTCCTCAgcggcaataacaacaatgcgAATGTATTTCGCGAATGCGGCGGCGCCAAGCGCATACACGATTTGGTGAAATTCAAACACTGCCGGCCTCAAGCGCTGGGCATCATACGTGAACTGATACTCTCTGCGGGCGGTGATGACGATGTGCTGTTCATACTGTCCGTGATGCATTCGGTGCCGCCGTATCAGGTggaattcaaaatacaaatactcAATATGCTGTTGGGCTGCTTGAAGGACTCACATCGCACGCGCACCGTGTTTCGCAAAGTAGGCGGCTTTGTTTATCTGACTAGCGTCTTCGTCTCGCTCGACGGCAAGCTGTGCGATGAGCCGCTGGCGCACATAGAGCCGGACTCACAGGCGATCACACAGGATGATCTGATTTTGCTGCTGCAGATTGTATGCCAAACGCTAGCGACTGCGATGCGGTTCGAGCCCGCGAAtgcgaaattttttcaccaggaAATTTGCACAACTTCGCTGTGCGATACCTTCCGGCTgctgggctgcttcggcagcgcAACCGAACTGTGCGACTTCAAGGGCGAGTTTGAAAATGACAATGCAAAGCAAAAGTATTTCCACGAGGTATTCTCGGGTGACATATTGAATTTTGG CTTCAGTGCGGACATACCGCGCTCGTTGTCCTACGCCTGTGTCGTTTATCGCTTACTGTACAGCATTGCCTTGGACAACTTTGAAACGCCTAATTTGTCGGGCGTTATAACGCTCTTCAGCGATACACATTCGCGCTCTCCCAGCAAAGAGTTGCCACCGGCGCATCCCAATCAGTTGAATCTTTCGCAGCCCACGCCAGAGCCGCGCATTGTGCACCCAGGCGTTGTGCTTTGCATGCTGCAGCTATTGCCAAGCATCACACACGAAACCAGCTCCATGTTGGCGCTCAATCTGCAGGTTTACCTTAGCGAAATCATCAAGTCTTTGGTGCGCAACGAACGCAATCAGCAAATCATGTGCGACTACGGACTGGCCGAACAGCTGTTGAAAATTGCGCGCAACGCGCTCTCGGAGGAGTCGAATCCGTTGCATGTTTCCATGCAGTACGTGTTGGAGCGCTTGGCTGCGCAGGCGTTGCAACCCACGGAATTGCGTGAATTTCTGCGCCTTGGCGAGCCACTCTCGTGCGCCGATATCGATTTGCGCAAACCCTATAGTATGGGCGGTCCTGTGCCGCTAACTCGCATCAAGACGCTCGTTTCGATGACAACACCGCGTGACTTTCGCGCGCATGGTTCGAGTACTTTGCCGCCATTCGTGGAGATGGATATGTCGGCTGAGGGTTTCGGCTGCTTGTACTTGCCGTCGCTGGCGCCACAAGCTACCGCCACTACAGGCGGCACAATCGATGCGAACACAATTGGAGGTATTGGCGCGGGCGATCGCATTTTTCCACCACAAACGGGACTCTCATACTCAACTTGGTTTTGTGTGGAGAAGTTTTCGGATCCCAAAACGGATCCGCATTGTGTACGGCTGCTGACGCTAGTGCGCACAATTCACAATCCACGCGAAGAAAATTTGGTTTGCTTATCCATACTGTTGTCGGCGCGCGACAAGGCGATTGTGGTGTCCACGCAGGAGACGCTGGTGACGCCGAGCAAAA GCCTCGGCGATTGGGAGCCAGAGGGCTCAGATGATGGCAGCGCACGCATTTGGTGTCCCGACCTGTTGCACGAGGGCCAATGGCATAACTTGGTGGTGGTGCTCAACCGCGCGGTGTTGAAGAACTCCAGCCTCTCGCTCTACTTGGATGGCACT CCCATGCACACACAGAAGCTCCATTATATTTCACAAAATCCCGGCGCTGGCTCTGTTAATCTGGCAGTCGCCAGTCAAGTTTACGGCTACATTGGCACACCGCCAATTTGGCGTCGCTACTCGCGTCTGTGCTGGAAGCAGGGGGTTTGCCATTTGCTGGAGGACGTCATTGCGCAACAGACTGTGCAGACCATCTACAACTTGGGACCGCACTATATGGGCTCGCTGCAGGCGCCACAACTGGGCAAGCAAAGTGAACCTTTGTCACCCTTGGTGCCGGAAGATCGCGTGCTGTTGGGACTGAATGCAAAGGCAGTTTCTCAGTTGACTTTGGTAAAAATACGCAAGGTTTATAGTCGCGTCGATAACAAATCCATAGCTAAAGTGTTGGGCATGAATTCACATGAGAACGCCACACCCATAAG AATTCTGCATAACTCCGCCGGCCATTTGGCGGGCGCTGGTCGCTCTCTTGGCGGCGTAGTCGTTGGCTACTTGGGCGTGCGCGTATTCAGCCCTCACCCAGTCTCCGCCATGATCGACACTGTGGGCGGCTGTAACGTGCTGCTGGGTATCATCGCCATGGCGCAGGATGTCGAATCACTTTACGCCGGTGTGAAGGCGCTGACTTGCGTGGTGCGCAGTAATCGCGCTGCTCAGAGCGAAATGGATCGCAAACGTTGCTATCAAACACTGGGCATGTTtttcaagaagaaaaagaatcTGCTCAATTCGCATATACTGCATTTGACTTTTGGGCTGGTCGGTACCGTGAGCAGTGGCCAAGATATGTCGGCTATACCAAATGTAACTGCATTCCAGGATTTACTCTGCGATTTGGAAATTTGGCATAATGCGCCAAATGGTTTGCTGCGCTCACTGCTCGAACATCTGCTCGAGCTGGCTATTGAATCGAACGAGAAGAAGCAGAATGTTAAGATTATGGGCAACCTGCAGCTACTCAACAAATTGTTGCACATTATTATCGATATACAGGATCACTCGACGCGTGAAATACTCTTCAATCTGATTGAAACTCTGCTTGGTGGCCAGCCGCGCCACAGTGACTTGCTGCTCTTTGGCCAATACATCGCCGCTAAGTTGCCCAAGTCCGATCAGGTTGAGAAAGCCGTCATCTTGCCAAGCATGCGCACAACTGGCGGCACTAACGGTGCAGGTCTTAGCGATCAAGAGGTAATTGCGCAGAATATTTATCTACGCAACCGCTGCCTCTCGTTGCTGCATGGCTTGCTTTTCACGCCACGCAACACCGTTAACTACATCATTTGCGATGACATCTCCAAGACGTTGGGCATGGATTGGCTACTACTCTTCATGCAACCGCATGTACACTTCACTACCGTTATAATTGCTGTGCGCATTTTGGTGGTCGTGTGCGCCAATGAGAATTTCATGGTGCGCTTCAGAGACTCGACGCACAATGGCGGCTATTTGCGTTTCACGGAAATGGTTTCACAGAAGAAGATGATGGCATTGGGCGCGCCACAGCTGAATACGGGCGCGCATAGCGGTGCAGGCTCGGTGATTGTGACCACAGCCAATGTCGTGCAGCACTTGCCCACGCAGATTGCGGGCGAAGTGCGCACCACTGCGCTGAGCATACCAG GCTTTCAAATGCTCGAATGGCTGCTCACCCATCATCTCGATGTACCCGAGCTATATTTCCTCATCACCGCCTTGATTATGGGCCAACCGGTGAAATTGCTAGCTACTGAGCACACCAAATTCGATTTGGATCGTGTGCGTCTCTTCCTGTGGGGCACACCGCCTACTTCGAATGCGCCACTACCAAAAATGAACGTTTGCCCCGAAGCCGTCTGCGTGCTGCTGGGCATGGTGCGCGCCATTGTGCACTCAACCGAATGCGCCAACTGGCTGAATAGCCACCCGGAGACAATAATTCAGCTGCTCTTCAATTTGTATCAGAATGTTACCGATTTCATGCCCGTCATGATGTCCGGCGATGTCGTCAGCTCGTTGGTGGCCGTGCTCTTCCCCAATGCGAAGGAGCCCAATAATGATTCCGAACCCAATAGCGGCAATTCCACACCCACCGATAATGGAACGAGCAGCTTTTTGTTGCATGCCGCTCATAGCGCCACAAATACGCCAGCGCACAAGTTGACACAGCATCCGGTGCGCAAATGCATAATTGATTTTCTGCGCGTGATTGTCGTCGATTCACTAAGTCTAAATATGCATGGCAAGACGACACCCGTTATTGATCTAGTATTGGATGCTTCGCCCGAGTCGGCGGAGATGCCGTTGCAAGTTGAGTATCAGACAGAAATTATCACCGCTTTGATGGAGCATCTGCTGGCCGCCGACGTTTTGGTAGGCGAGCAGGCCGCGCTCTCCattgtgccgttgctgcagaGTCACACACAGCACATAGCGCCGAATGTGTTCTACTTCACAGCGCGCGTGGTGGACAAAATGTGGCAGGGTTGCTTGACGCGCAATCCGCATGATATTTTCGACTTTGTCATAAAGTTAATTGCGCAGGCGAAGCGGCGTTCCTCGTCGCTGACTATCGAGCAGCTGCATCACTCGTTGAATCGCACAATTCTGTATTTGTTGTCGCGTCCCACGGAGTCTATAACGGAGCAAATGAGTGTGCTGGAGGCTTTGCACAACATCATCACCCATCGTTTGCTCATTTTTGGCGCTGGCAACCATGAGCTGGAGTTCATTGGCTGCCTGACTTATTGTCTGCTGCAATTGACATCGGATATGAAAATCATTTTGGAACCGGCGAATAGGAATACCACTTGGCATGTAAATCCGCAAACGGACACAGCCGAGCCAAAGGACGAGGATCTCAATCAGTTGCAG GGTCGCAATCTTATTGTCGGTGCTGCCTTTCGCGTGTGGGAAGAGTTGTACGTTTGCAAGAAGCCCGCCATCGAGGAGGTATTCAAAGTATCGCTCACGCCACCGCCACCCAATTCCAAAGCGCCAGATTTGCAGAGCACGCGCGAACAAGTAATGGAGTTAGCCTCTAAACTGTGGTTTAACTACGTGGATGCTGAGCGTAAGGCCTCCTATCGCGTGCCCTGGGAGATACACAATCAAATACAATCGAAAATACAGAAAGTGACAGGCGGCTTGTCGCGTCTGGCGAGTCGCACGAAAGTAAAGAAAGACGAGCTCGTGCGCACCAAATCGACCATGAGCAAGGAGAGCGCATTCGATTGTACGGGCATACACGTGCAATTGATCAA GGACCTCTGGGAGCTGCGCTGCAagcaatacatacaaatgcagcAACACACGCAGCGCTACGTTTATCAGGACTGGATACAGTCGGAGACTGAGTTGACGCGCGAACGTGGCTTGTGGGGTCCCGAGGGCAGTTCTTCATTGGATAAATGGATACTGGATACCACAGAAGGACCACATCGCATGCGGAAGAAGACCATGCGGAATGAGTTATTCTATTTGCACTATCCTTATAGACCGGAGATCGATTTGCCTGACAAT CGTCAATTAAAATACAAAGTGGCCACAAGTTTCGATAGCAAAATCTACTATACCCACTGTCAGCAGCCGCCGCGCATACTCTGCGAAACTGAttcgctacaacaacaactctcCATACAGCAACAAAACTCACTCGACGCAAATAATCCAAAGCATCCACACCTCATCCAACACCAACAGTCTGATTCACAAACCAGCAGAAGCGAGCATTCGGGTGGTGGTAGCAGCAGtacgccaccaccaccactgccACATTCACCCCTAGATGCAGCAACGCGCTTGCATAATCCACAAGAGTCCATTGATGCGAGTGTACAAGAAGAAGACGAGGAAGAAGAGGACACCTCCATGATGTCCGACAATGAAACATTCCTCCGTTTGTTGGAGGAGCAAGAGAAGATCTCTTTCATGTTTCGCTGTGCGCGCATACAAGGGTTGGACACATTCGAGGGTTTGCTGCTATTCGGCAAGGAGCACTGCTACATAGTTGATGGTTTCACGCTGCTAAAGAATCGCGAAATACGCGACATTGATACTTTGCCACCGGGCGCATACGAGCCGATCATACCGAATTCGGGTGGTCCTACGCGCACTCAAAAGGCGCGTCAGTGCTCGAAATTTTCCTATGAGGAAATTAGGGAGGTGCATAAGCGTCGCTATTTGCTGCAGCCGATTGCCTTGGAGGTGTTCTCGGAGGATGGCCGAAATTATTTGTTGAGTTTTCCACGGAAAGTGAGGAATAAG gtCTATCAACGTTTCATGGCACAGGCCACGGCAATCAACGACAATGCTCAACAGTCGGTGGCGGGTCAGAAGCGCACAGCGAGCGTAGAACAGACGTCGGGCATATTTAGCAGTCTCATTGGCGAAACATCGGTCACGCAACGTTGGGTG CGCGGCGAAATCTCCAACTTCCAATACTTAATGCATTTGAATACGCTGGCTGGCCGTTCATACAATGATCTCATGCAGTATCCAGTCTTCCCCTGGATAGTCGCCGACTATGAGTCGGAAGAGCTGGATTTGTCAAATCCGAAGACATTCCGTGATTTCTCCAAGCCAATGGGCGCACAGTCGGAGGAGCGTTTAGAGCAGTTTCAGAAGCGTTTCAAG GAGTGGGACGACCCGCACGGTGAGACGCCACCTTATCACTACGGCACACATTACAGCTCTGCCATGATTGTGTGCTCTTATCTGGTGCGTTTGGAGCCATTCACACAGCACTTTTTGCGCCTGCAAGGCGGTCATTTCGATTTGGCGGATCGCATGTTTCATAGCATCAAGGAGGCCTGGTTGTCCGCATCCAAGTTCAATATGGCCGATGTCAAAGAATTAATACCAGAATTTTTCTATCTTCCTGAATTTTTGAACAATGGCAATAACTTTGATTTGG gcaCGAAACAGAATGGCGAGACGCTGAATCATGTCATATTACCACCTTGGGCCAAACAGGATCCCCGTGAGTTTATACGCGTGCATCGGAGTGCCTTAGAGTGTGATTATGTTAGTcaaaatttgcatttg TGGATCGATTTGATATTTGGCTGCAAGCAACAAGGTCCCGCCGCCATTGAGGCTGTGAATGTTTTCCATCATCTCTTTTACGAAGGCAATGTGGATATTTACAA CATCGATGACCCGCTGAAGAAGAATGCCACCATTGGCTTTATCAATAATTTTGGGCAGATTCCCAAACAGCTTTTCAAGAAAGCGCATCCTGCTAAGAAAATGTCCAATTCACGTCATTCCACTTTAATTGACCCAGGCGCTTTAATACAAGGCAATACCACCGTTTTACAATCGGAACGTTTATTCTTccataatttaaataatctCAAACCGAGCCTGCAGCCAATTAAGGAACTGAAAGGACCTGTTGGTCAGATATTGCAACCAGACAAGACTGTGTTTGCCGTCGAACAGAATAAG GTCATGATGCCACCCTCCTATACGAAATATATTGCCTGGGGCTTTGCCGATCACTCGTTGCGCATCGGTCTGTACGACTCCGATCGCGCTTCTTTCGTTTCCGAGGCAGCCGCACAAAACTCGGGTGAAATACTCTGTTGCGCTTGCCCCAATGGCAAGATGATTGTCACCGCCGGCACCAGTTCGGTTGTGACGCTATGGAAATTCGATGCGAATCGCAAGAGCCTCACCGTGCGCAACTCGCTGCACGGGCACACAGATGCCGTTACATGTTTGGCAGCAAGTGCCGCTTACAATGTCATCATCTCGGGCTCGCGCGATGGCACGGCGATCGTGTGGGATATGTCACGTTTCACATTCGTGAGACAGTTGCGCGGTCATGCGGGCGTTGTGGCCGCTGTAGCGATCAACGATCTCACCGGCGACATCGCAACTTGTTCGGCCACTTGGCTGCATGTTTGGTCGATCAATGGCGATCCGCTGGCGATGGTGAACACGTGTGTGGGTAGTGCCGATCGTATGCAACAGATTTTGTGTGTCGCTTTCTCGCAGATACGCGAATGGGATCAGGAGAATGTGGTGATTACCGGCTCGACAGATGGTGTAGTGCGG ATGTGGTCTTTGGAGTACACACAGGTGCCCATCGAACGCAAACTCAAACGCGCCACAGAGGTGAGTTCACAGGATCGACCGGCTAGCACAGAGCGTGAAAACTCGTGTGACTCCAAGGATGGCGACAAATTGAATATACTCAAACAAATGAAGAGTCTATCGTTGCAAGATGAAAATG caATTGCCAAGTCTGGCTCGGAAAGCAGCATATCAGAAGCTTCAGCGCACTCACAGCACTCAACACATTCCGAGAAGGCCACGTTAGAGTCCAAAGACCCTGCGGATAAGGATAATAATGAGGAAAGTGAAAGGCGTAAAAGTTCGCTGTCTGGCGCCAAATCCTTGCATGAAATGAAAGCAGCAACAGTGGACGGTGAAAGCATAGCCAATAAAGGTGTTGAAG AGGAAGAACGTACTATACGCCCCAGCAAATCGGATACAAGTCTCACCGACGGTTTCGTTATGGTTGACAGTGAAAAACACAAAAGTGATCAGTCGCTGAGAAAAG
- the LOC128865259 gene encoding uncharacterized protein LOC128865259, whose amino-acid sequence MQEIWCFFKLLEVLLGIACLTFHALGFVRTEPLPHNLFYCGTFSCFAVHSLFGIFNICWGRGRNEMMEAISTTLGATAHFIASLMSMYHAENDFHLIFLSDFEEPTHPFFFYCKAQSIAALATGGMYMLHATFAFDAMLIRAEPKMPREGMVDEEMEEEMERVPRHRRRIEMFVMGKLVHTKLMRFKWFEKLAVKP is encoded by the coding sequence ATGCAAGAAATTTGGTGCTTCTTCAAGCTGCTTGAAGTGCTGCTGGGCATAGCCTGCCTCACATTCCATGCGCTGGGCTTCGTGCGAACCGAACCGCTCCCGCACAATCTCTTCTATTGCGGCACTTTTTCCTGCTTCGCAGTTCACTCACTATTCGGCATTTTTAACATTTGCTGGGGACGTGGCCGCAACGAAATGATGGAAGCAATATCCACTACTTTGGGCGCTACTGCACACTTCATTGCCTCGCTGATGTCGATGTATCATGCGGAGAATGATTTTCATCTGATATTTCTCTCCGATTTTGAGGAGCCAACGCAtccattctttttttattgcaagGCACAAAGCATAGCCGCACTAGCTACTGGCGGCATGtatatgttgcatgcaacattcgCCTTTGATGCTATGCTCATACGAGCAGAGCCAAAGATGCCCCGTGAGGGGATGGTTGATGAGGAAATGGAGGAGGAAATGGAAAGGGTACCGCGCCATCGAAGACGGATTGAAATGTTTGTGATGGGCAAATTGGTGCACACGAAACTGATGCGTTTCAAATGGTTCGAGAAGTTAGCTGTGAAACCGTAA